The Anopheles coluzzii chromosome 2, AcolN3, whole genome shotgun sequence genome window below encodes:
- the LOC120953521 gene encoding catenin alpha isoform X2: METLSNFGQVALKWDPKNLEIRTMSVEKTLEPLVLQVTTLVSTKGPSKKKKGKSKRASALVAAVEKATDIFIERGEQIAYENPDITQEMLSAVEEVRKTGSAMSIAAREFSEDPCSSLKRGNMVRAARNLLSAVTRLLILADMVDVHLLLKSLHVVEDDLDKLRNASSQDELMNNMRQFGRNANELIKQAAKRQQELKDPQLRDDLAAARAVLKKHSTMLLTASKVYVRHPELDLAKVNRDHILKQVCEAVNTISDVAQGKSSQPQDVYVGAGELAAALDDFDEGIIMDPRAYNEVRSRPSLEERLESIISAAALMADADCTRDERRERIVGECNAVRQALQDLLSEYMSNMGTKDRTPELERAIGHMYRKTKDLRRQLRKAVVDHVSDSFLETNMPLLDLIDAARGGNEKLVRERADIFTKHAEKLVEVANLVCSMSNNEDGVKMVRYAADQIETLCPQVINAALILAARPNSKVAQENMEAYRQAWENQVRILTEAVDDITTIDDFLAVSENHILEDVNKCVLALQEGDAQDLRNTAGAIQGRSARVCNVVEAEMDNYEPCIYTKRVLEAVKVLREQVMSKFAQRVDVAVDALSSNSPKDVDENDFIDASRLVYDGVREIRRAVLMNRSSDELDTDTEFEPVEDMTIETRSRSSAHTGDQTIDEYPEISGITTAREAMRKMNEEDKQKIMQQVELFRREKLTFDSEVAKWDDTGNDIIYLAKHMCMIMMEMTDFTRGRGPLKTTMDVINAAKKISEAGTKLDKLTREIADQCPESSTKKDLLAYLQRIALYCHQIQITSKVKADVQNISGELIVSGLDSATSLIQAAKNLMNAVVYTVKYSYVASTKYTRQGTVSSPIVVWKMKAPEKKPLVRPEKPEEVRAKVRRASQKKTQNPVHALSEFQSPTDAV; this comes from the exons ATGGAAACGCTATCAAATTTCGGCCAAGTGGCCCTGAAATGGGACCCAAAGAATCTGGAAATTCGCACAATGTCGGTGGAAAAAACACTCGAACCATTGGTACTGCAGGTGACCACCCTCGTCAGCACAAAGGGTCCgagtaagaagaaaaaag GCAAATCGAAACGCGCAAGTGCGTTGGTCGCTGCCGTCGAGAAGGCGACCGACATTTTCATCGAGCGGGGCGAACAGATTGCCTATGAAAACCCGGACATTACGCAGGAGATGCTGTCGGCGGTGGAGGAGGTCCGCAAAACGGGTTCCGCGATGAGCATTGCCGCTCGCGAGTTTTCCGAGGATCCGTGCAGCTCGCTCAAGCGGGGCAACATGGTCCGTGCGGCCCGAAATCTACTGTCCGCGGTGACGCGCCTCCTCATCCTGGCCGACATGGTGGACGTCCACTTGCTGCTAAAGTCACTGCACGTTGTCGAGGACGATCTGGACAAGCTGCGTAACGCTTCGTCGCAGGATGAGCTGATGAACAATATGCGCCAGTTTGGCCGTAATGCGAACGAGCTGATTAAGCAGGCGGCCAAACGGCAGCAGGAGTTAAAGGACCCGCAGCTGCGGGACGATCTGGCGGCCGCCCGGGCCGTGCTGAAGAAGCACTCCACCATGCTGCTGACGGCGTCGAAAGTGTACGTGCGCCATCCGGAGCTGGATTTGGCGAAGGTGAACCGTGACCACATTCTAAAGCAGGTGTGCGAGGCGGTCAACACGATAAGCGATGTGGCGCAGGGCAAGTCGTCGCAGCCGCAGGATGTGTATGTTGGCGCTGGCGAGTTGGCAGCCGCGCTGGATGACTTTGACGAGGGCATTATAATGGACCCGCGGGCATACAACGAGGTGCGCTCTAGGCCGTCGCTTGAGGAGCGGCTGGAGAGCATCATCAGTGCGGCCGCACTGATGGCAGACGCGGACTGCACGCGTGACGAACGGCGCGAGCGCATTGTGGGAGAGTGTAATGCCGTACGGCAAGCACTGCAGGATCTGCTTTCGGAGTACATGTCGAAT ATGGGTACGAAGGATCGCACGCCGGAACTGGAGCGAGCAATCGGTCATATGTACCGGAAAACGAAGGATCTGCGCCGTCAGCTGCGCAAAGCGGTCGTCGACCACGTGTCGGATTCGTTCCTGGAAACGAACATGCCCCTGCTGGACCTGATCGACGCAGCGCGCGGCGGCAACGAGAAGCTCGTCCGCGAGCGGGCCGATATTTTCACCAAGCACGCGGAAAAACTGGTCGAGGTGGCAAATCTCGTGTGCAGCATGTCGAACAATGAGGACGGCGTGAAGATGGTCCGATATGCAGCGGACCAGATCGAAACGCTCTGCCCGCAGGTGATCAATGCCGCGCTCATACTGGCCGCCCGACCCAACTCGAAGGTTGCGCAAGAGAACATGGAAGCCTACCGGCAGGCGTGGGAGAACCAGGTGCGCATTCTGACCGAAGCCGTCGACGATATTACCACGATCGATGATTTCCTGGCCGTGTCCGAAAATCATATCCTGGAAGATGTGAACAAGTGTGTGCTGGCGCTGCAGGAGGGCGATGCGCAGGATCTGCGCAACACGGCCGGCGCAATTCAGGGACGTTCGGCGCGTGTTTGCAACGTGGTAGAGGCGGAGATGGACAACTACGAACCTTGCATCTATACCAAGCGCGTCCTAGAAGCGGTGAAGGTGTTACGGGAACAGGTGATGTCTAAGTTTGCGCAGCGTGTCGATGTGGCCGTTGATGCGCTGTCCTCGAACTCTCCAAAGGATGTGGATGAGAACGATTTTATCGATGCGTCACGACTGGTATACGATGGTGTGCGTGAAATTCGTCGTGCCGTGCTGATGAACAGG AGTTCCGATGAGTTGGACACCGATACGGAATTCGAACCAGTCGAAGATATGACCATCGAAACGCGCAGTAGAT CGAGCGCACATACCGGAGATCAAACTATTGATGAGTATCCAGAAATTAGTGGCATCACAACTGCTAGA GAGGCAATGCGTAAGATGAACGAAGAGGACAAGCAGAAGATTATGCAGCAGGTCGAACTGTTCCGCCGTGAGAAGTTGACATTCGATTCGGAGGTAGCCAAGTGGGACGACACTGGCAACGATATCATCTACCTTGCCAAGCACATGTGCATGATCATGATGGAAATGACGGACTTTACGCG TGGACGTGGCCCATTGAAAACGACGATGGATGTTATTAATGCGGCGAAGAAGATTTCCGAAGCGGGCACCAAGCTGGACAAGCTGACGCGCGAAATTGCCGACCAGTGCCCGGAAAGCTCGACCAAGAAGGATTTGCTCGCCTACCTGCAGCGTATTGCCCTGTACTGTCACCAGATTCAGATCACCTCCAAAGTGAAAGCTGATGTGCAGAACATTAGCGGTGAACTGATCGTGTCAGGG CTGGACAGTGCGACCTCGCTGATTCAGGCAGCGAAGAACCTGATGAATGCCGTCGTGTACACGGTCAAGTACTCGTACGTTGCTTCCACGAAGTACACACGACAGGGCACTGTTTCG TCTCCTATTGTTGTGTGGAAGATGAAGGCGCCGGAAAAGAAGCCCCTTGTGCGTCCGGAAAAACCGGAGGAAGTGCGTGCCAAGGTGCGACGTGCATCGCAGAAGAAAACTCAAAACCCCGTACATGCACTGTCGGAATTCCAGAGTCCGACGGATGCCGTCTAA
- the LOC120953521 gene encoding catenin alpha isoform X1, whose product METLSNFGQVALKWDPKNLEIRTMSVEKTLEPLVLQVTTLVSTKGPSKKKKGKSKRASALVAAVEKATDIFIERGEQIAYENPDITQEMLSAVEEVRKTGSAMSIAAREFSEDPCSSLKRGNMVRAARNLLSAVTRLLILADMVDVHLLLKSLHVVEDDLDKLRNASSQDELMNNMRQFGRNANELIKQAAKRQQELKDPQLRDDLAAARAVLKKHSTMLLTASKVYVRHPELDLAKVNRDHILKQVCEAVNTISDVAQGKSSQPQDVYVGAGELAAALDDFDEGIIMDPRAYNEVRSRPSLEERLESIISAAALMADADCTRDERRERIVGECNAVRQALQDLLSEYMSNMGTKDRTPELERAIGHMYRKTKDLRRQLRKAVVDHVSDSFLETNMPLLDLIDAARGGNEKLVRERADIFTKHAEKLVEVANLVCSMSNNEDGVKMVRYAADQIETLCPQVINAALILAARPNSKVAQENMEAYRQAWENQVRILTEAVDDITTIDDFLAVSENHILEDVNKCVLALQEGDAQDLRNTAGAIQGRSARVCNVVEAEMDNYEPCIYTKRVLEAVKVLREQVMSKFAQRVDVAVDALSSNSPKDVDENDFIDASRLVYDGVREIRRAVLMNRSSDELDTDTEFEPVEDMTIETRSRSSAHTGDQTIDEYPEISGITTAREAMRKMNEEDKQKIMQQVELFRREKLTFDSEVAKWDDTGNDIIYLAKHMCMIMMEMTDFTRGRGPLKTTMDVINAAKKISEAGTKLDKLTREIADQCPESSTKKDLLAYLQRIALYCHQIQITSKVKADVQNISGELIVSGVMLDSATSLIQAAKNLMNAVVYTVKYSYVASTKYTRQGTVSSPIVVWKMKAPEKKPLVRPEKPEEVRAKVRRASQKKTQNPVHALSEFQSPTDAV is encoded by the exons ATGGAAACGCTATCAAATTTCGGCCAAGTGGCCCTGAAATGGGACCCAAAGAATCTGGAAATTCGCACAATGTCGGTGGAAAAAACACTCGAACCATTGGTACTGCAGGTGACCACCCTCGTCAGCACAAAGGGTCCgagtaagaagaaaaaag GCAAATCGAAACGCGCAAGTGCGTTGGTCGCTGCCGTCGAGAAGGCGACCGACATTTTCATCGAGCGGGGCGAACAGATTGCCTATGAAAACCCGGACATTACGCAGGAGATGCTGTCGGCGGTGGAGGAGGTCCGCAAAACGGGTTCCGCGATGAGCATTGCCGCTCGCGAGTTTTCCGAGGATCCGTGCAGCTCGCTCAAGCGGGGCAACATGGTCCGTGCGGCCCGAAATCTACTGTCCGCGGTGACGCGCCTCCTCATCCTGGCCGACATGGTGGACGTCCACTTGCTGCTAAAGTCACTGCACGTTGTCGAGGACGATCTGGACAAGCTGCGTAACGCTTCGTCGCAGGATGAGCTGATGAACAATATGCGCCAGTTTGGCCGTAATGCGAACGAGCTGATTAAGCAGGCGGCCAAACGGCAGCAGGAGTTAAAGGACCCGCAGCTGCGGGACGATCTGGCGGCCGCCCGGGCCGTGCTGAAGAAGCACTCCACCATGCTGCTGACGGCGTCGAAAGTGTACGTGCGCCATCCGGAGCTGGATTTGGCGAAGGTGAACCGTGACCACATTCTAAAGCAGGTGTGCGAGGCGGTCAACACGATAAGCGATGTGGCGCAGGGCAAGTCGTCGCAGCCGCAGGATGTGTATGTTGGCGCTGGCGAGTTGGCAGCCGCGCTGGATGACTTTGACGAGGGCATTATAATGGACCCGCGGGCATACAACGAGGTGCGCTCTAGGCCGTCGCTTGAGGAGCGGCTGGAGAGCATCATCAGTGCGGCCGCACTGATGGCAGACGCGGACTGCACGCGTGACGAACGGCGCGAGCGCATTGTGGGAGAGTGTAATGCCGTACGGCAAGCACTGCAGGATCTGCTTTCGGAGTACATGTCGAAT ATGGGTACGAAGGATCGCACGCCGGAACTGGAGCGAGCAATCGGTCATATGTACCGGAAAACGAAGGATCTGCGCCGTCAGCTGCGCAAAGCGGTCGTCGACCACGTGTCGGATTCGTTCCTGGAAACGAACATGCCCCTGCTGGACCTGATCGACGCAGCGCGCGGCGGCAACGAGAAGCTCGTCCGCGAGCGGGCCGATATTTTCACCAAGCACGCGGAAAAACTGGTCGAGGTGGCAAATCTCGTGTGCAGCATGTCGAACAATGAGGACGGCGTGAAGATGGTCCGATATGCAGCGGACCAGATCGAAACGCTCTGCCCGCAGGTGATCAATGCCGCGCTCATACTGGCCGCCCGACCCAACTCGAAGGTTGCGCAAGAGAACATGGAAGCCTACCGGCAGGCGTGGGAGAACCAGGTGCGCATTCTGACCGAAGCCGTCGACGATATTACCACGATCGATGATTTCCTGGCCGTGTCCGAAAATCATATCCTGGAAGATGTGAACAAGTGTGTGCTGGCGCTGCAGGAGGGCGATGCGCAGGATCTGCGCAACACGGCCGGCGCAATTCAGGGACGTTCGGCGCGTGTTTGCAACGTGGTAGAGGCGGAGATGGACAACTACGAACCTTGCATCTATACCAAGCGCGTCCTAGAAGCGGTGAAGGTGTTACGGGAACAGGTGATGTCTAAGTTTGCGCAGCGTGTCGATGTGGCCGTTGATGCGCTGTCCTCGAACTCTCCAAAGGATGTGGATGAGAACGATTTTATCGATGCGTCACGACTGGTATACGATGGTGTGCGTGAAATTCGTCGTGCCGTGCTGATGAACAGG AGTTCCGATGAGTTGGACACCGATACGGAATTCGAACCAGTCGAAGATATGACCATCGAAACGCGCAGTAGAT CGAGCGCACATACCGGAGATCAAACTATTGATGAGTATCCAGAAATTAGTGGCATCACAACTGCTAGA GAGGCAATGCGTAAGATGAACGAAGAGGACAAGCAGAAGATTATGCAGCAGGTCGAACTGTTCCGCCGTGAGAAGTTGACATTCGATTCGGAGGTAGCCAAGTGGGACGACACTGGCAACGATATCATCTACCTTGCCAAGCACATGTGCATGATCATGATGGAAATGACGGACTTTACGCG TGGACGTGGCCCATTGAAAACGACGATGGATGTTATTAATGCGGCGAAGAAGATTTCCGAAGCGGGCACCAAGCTGGACAAGCTGACGCGCGAAATTGCCGACCAGTGCCCGGAAAGCTCGACCAAGAAGGATTTGCTCGCCTACCTGCAGCGTATTGCCCTGTACTGTCACCAGATTCAGATCACCTCCAAAGTGAAAGCTGATGTGCAGAACATTAGCGGTGAACTGATCGTGTCAGGGGTAATG CTGGACAGTGCGACCTCGCTGATTCAGGCAGCGAAGAACCTGATGAATGCCGTCGTGTACACGGTCAAGTACTCGTACGTTGCTTCCACGAAGTACACACGACAGGGCACTGTTTCG TCTCCTATTGTTGTGTGGAAGATGAAGGCGCCGGAAAAGAAGCCCCTTGTGCGTCCGGAAAAACCGGAGGAAGTGCGTGCCAAGGTGCGACGTGCATCGCAGAAGAAAACTCAAAACCCCGTACATGCACTGTCGGAATTCCAGAGTCCGACGGATGCCGTCTAA
- the LOC120953521 gene encoding catenin alpha isoform X3 has protein sequence METLSNFGQVALKWDPKNLEIRTMSVEKTLEPLVLQVTTLVSTKGPSKKKKGKSKRASALVAAVEKATDIFIERGEQIAYENPDITQEMLSAVEEVRKTGSAMSIAAREFSEDPCSSLKRGNMVRAARNLLSAVTRLLILADMVDVHLLLKSLHVVEDDLDKLRNASSQDELMNNMRQFGRNANELIKQAAKRQQELKDPQLRDDLAAARAVLKKHSTMLLTASKVYVRHPELDLAKVNRDHILKQVCEAVNTISDVAQGKSSQPQDVYVGAGELAAALDDFDEGIIMDPRAYNEVRSRPSLEERLESIISAAALMADADCTRDERRERIVGECNAVRQALQDLLSEYMSNMGTKDRTPELERAIGHMYRKTKDLRRQLRKAVVDHVSDSFLETNMPLLDLIDAARGGNEKLVRERADIFTKHAEKLVEVANLVCSMSNNEDGVKMVRYAADQIETLCPQVINAALILAARPNSKVAQENMEAYRQAWENQVRILTEAVDDITTIDDFLAVSENHILEDVNKCVLALQEGDAQDLRNTAGAIQGRSARVCNVVEAEMDNYEPCIYTKRVLEAVKVLREQVMSKFAQRVDVAVDALSSNSPKDVDENDFIDASRLVYDGVREIRRAVLMNRDEEDLDPEDIEDEQYTLETRSKSSAHTGDQTIDEYPEISGITTAREAMRKMNEEDKQKIMQQVELFRREKLTFDSEVAKWDDTGNDIIYLAKHMCMIMMEMTDFTRGRGPLKTTMDVINAAKKISEAGTKLDKLTREIADQCPESSTKKDLLAYLQRIALYCHQIQITSKVKADVQNISGELIVSGVMLDSATSLIQAAKNLMNAVVYTVKYSYVASTKYTRQGTVSSPIVVWKMKAPEKKPLVRPEKPEEVRAKVRRASQKKTQNPVHALSEFQSPTDAV, from the exons ATGGAAACGCTATCAAATTTCGGCCAAGTGGCCCTGAAATGGGACCCAAAGAATCTGGAAATTCGCACAATGTCGGTGGAAAAAACACTCGAACCATTGGTACTGCAGGTGACCACCCTCGTCAGCACAAAGGGTCCgagtaagaagaaaaaag GCAAATCGAAACGCGCAAGTGCGTTGGTCGCTGCCGTCGAGAAGGCGACCGACATTTTCATCGAGCGGGGCGAACAGATTGCCTATGAAAACCCGGACATTACGCAGGAGATGCTGTCGGCGGTGGAGGAGGTCCGCAAAACGGGTTCCGCGATGAGCATTGCCGCTCGCGAGTTTTCCGAGGATCCGTGCAGCTCGCTCAAGCGGGGCAACATGGTCCGTGCGGCCCGAAATCTACTGTCCGCGGTGACGCGCCTCCTCATCCTGGCCGACATGGTGGACGTCCACTTGCTGCTAAAGTCACTGCACGTTGTCGAGGACGATCTGGACAAGCTGCGTAACGCTTCGTCGCAGGATGAGCTGATGAACAATATGCGCCAGTTTGGCCGTAATGCGAACGAGCTGATTAAGCAGGCGGCCAAACGGCAGCAGGAGTTAAAGGACCCGCAGCTGCGGGACGATCTGGCGGCCGCCCGGGCCGTGCTGAAGAAGCACTCCACCATGCTGCTGACGGCGTCGAAAGTGTACGTGCGCCATCCGGAGCTGGATTTGGCGAAGGTGAACCGTGACCACATTCTAAAGCAGGTGTGCGAGGCGGTCAACACGATAAGCGATGTGGCGCAGGGCAAGTCGTCGCAGCCGCAGGATGTGTATGTTGGCGCTGGCGAGTTGGCAGCCGCGCTGGATGACTTTGACGAGGGCATTATAATGGACCCGCGGGCATACAACGAGGTGCGCTCTAGGCCGTCGCTTGAGGAGCGGCTGGAGAGCATCATCAGTGCGGCCGCACTGATGGCAGACGCGGACTGCACGCGTGACGAACGGCGCGAGCGCATTGTGGGAGAGTGTAATGCCGTACGGCAAGCACTGCAGGATCTGCTTTCGGAGTACATGTCGAAT ATGGGTACGAAGGATCGCACGCCGGAACTGGAGCGAGCAATCGGTCATATGTACCGGAAAACGAAGGATCTGCGCCGTCAGCTGCGCAAAGCGGTCGTCGACCACGTGTCGGATTCGTTCCTGGAAACGAACATGCCCCTGCTGGACCTGATCGACGCAGCGCGCGGCGGCAACGAGAAGCTCGTCCGCGAGCGGGCCGATATTTTCACCAAGCACGCGGAAAAACTGGTCGAGGTGGCAAATCTCGTGTGCAGCATGTCGAACAATGAGGACGGCGTGAAGATGGTCCGATATGCAGCGGACCAGATCGAAACGCTCTGCCCGCAGGTGATCAATGCCGCGCTCATACTGGCCGCCCGACCCAACTCGAAGGTTGCGCAAGAGAACATGGAAGCCTACCGGCAGGCGTGGGAGAACCAGGTGCGCATTCTGACCGAAGCCGTCGACGATATTACCACGATCGATGATTTCCTGGCCGTGTCCGAAAATCATATCCTGGAAGATGTGAACAAGTGTGTGCTGGCGCTGCAGGAGGGCGATGCGCAGGATCTGCGCAACACGGCCGGCGCAATTCAGGGACGTTCGGCGCGTGTTTGCAACGTGGTAGAGGCGGAGATGGACAACTACGAACCTTGCATCTATACCAAGCGCGTCCTAGAAGCGGTGAAGGTGTTACGGGAACAGGTGATGTCTAAGTTTGCGCAGCGTGTCGATGTGGCCGTTGATGCGCTGTCCTCGAACTCTCCAAAGGATGTGGATGAGAACGATTTTATCGATGCGTCACGACTGGTATACGATGGTGTGCGTGAAATTCGTCGTGCCGTGCTGATGAACAGG GACGAGGAAGATTTGGATCCTGAAGATATTGAAGACGAACAGTACACACTTGAAACTAGAAGCAAAT CGAGCGCACATACCGGAGATCAAACTATTGATGAGTATCCAGAAATTAGTGGCATCACAACTGCTAGA GAGGCAATGCGTAAGATGAACGAAGAGGACAAGCAGAAGATTATGCAGCAGGTCGAACTGTTCCGCCGTGAGAAGTTGACATTCGATTCGGAGGTAGCCAAGTGGGACGACACTGGCAACGATATCATCTACCTTGCCAAGCACATGTGCATGATCATGATGGAAATGACGGACTTTACGCG TGGACGTGGCCCATTGAAAACGACGATGGATGTTATTAATGCGGCGAAGAAGATTTCCGAAGCGGGCACCAAGCTGGACAAGCTGACGCGCGAAATTGCCGACCAGTGCCCGGAAAGCTCGACCAAGAAGGATTTGCTCGCCTACCTGCAGCGTATTGCCCTGTACTGTCACCAGATTCAGATCACCTCCAAAGTGAAAGCTGATGTGCAGAACATTAGCGGTGAACTGATCGTGTCAGGGGTAATG CTGGACAGTGCGACCTCGCTGATTCAGGCAGCGAAGAACCTGATGAATGCCGTCGTGTACACGGTCAAGTACTCGTACGTTGCTTCCACGAAGTACACACGACAGGGCACTGTTTCG TCTCCTATTGTTGTGTGGAAGATGAAGGCGCCGGAAAAGAAGCCCCTTGTGCGTCCGGAAAAACCGGAGGAAGTGCGTGCCAAGGTGCGACGTGCATCGCAGAAGAAAACTCAAAACCCCGTACATGCACTGTCGGAATTCCAGAGTCCGACGGATGCCGTCTAA
- the LOC120953521 gene encoding catenin alpha isoform X4 has product METLSNFGQVALKWDPKNLEIRTMSVEKTLEPLVLQVTTLVSTKGPSKKKKGKSKRASALVAAVEKATDIFIERGEQIAYENPDITQEMLSAVEEVRKTGSAMSIAAREFSEDPCSSLKRGNMVRAARNLLSAVTRLLILADMVDVHLLLKSLHVVEDDLDKLRNASSQDELMNNMRQFGRNANELIKQAAKRQQELKDPQLRDDLAAARAVLKKHSTMLLTASKVYVRHPELDLAKVNRDHILKQVCEAVNTISDVAQGKSSQPQDVYVGAGELAAALDDFDEGIIMDPRAYNEVRSRPSLEERLESIISAAALMADADCTRDERRERIVGECNAVRQALQDLLSEYMSNMGTKDRTPELERAIGHMYRKTKDLRRQLRKAVVDHVSDSFLETNMPLLDLIDAARGGNEKLVRERADIFTKHAEKLVEVANLVCSMSNNEDGVKMVRYAADQIETLCPQVINAALILAARPNSKVAQENMEAYRQAWENQVRILTEAVDDITTIDDFLAVSENHILEDVNKCVLALQEGDAQDLRNTAGAIQGRSARVCNVVEAEMDNYEPCIYTKRVLEAVKVLREQVMSKFAQRVDVAVDALSSNSPKDVDENDFIDASRLVYDGVREIRRAVLMNRDEEDLDPEDIEDEQYTLETRSKSSAHTGDQTIDEYPEISGITTAREAMRKMNEEDKQKIMQQVELFRREKLTFDSEVAKWDDTGNDIIYLAKHMCMIMMEMTDFTRGRGPLKTTMDVINAAKKISEAGTKLDKLTREIADQCPESSTKKDLLAYLQRIALYCHQIQITSKVKADVQNISGELIVSGLDSATSLIQAAKNLMNAVVYTVKYSYVASTKYTRQGTVSSPIVVWKMKAPEKKPLVRPEKPEEVRAKVRRASQKKTQNPVHALSEFQSPTDAV; this is encoded by the exons ATGGAAACGCTATCAAATTTCGGCCAAGTGGCCCTGAAATGGGACCCAAAGAATCTGGAAATTCGCACAATGTCGGTGGAAAAAACACTCGAACCATTGGTACTGCAGGTGACCACCCTCGTCAGCACAAAGGGTCCgagtaagaagaaaaaag GCAAATCGAAACGCGCAAGTGCGTTGGTCGCTGCCGTCGAGAAGGCGACCGACATTTTCATCGAGCGGGGCGAACAGATTGCCTATGAAAACCCGGACATTACGCAGGAGATGCTGTCGGCGGTGGAGGAGGTCCGCAAAACGGGTTCCGCGATGAGCATTGCCGCTCGCGAGTTTTCCGAGGATCCGTGCAGCTCGCTCAAGCGGGGCAACATGGTCCGTGCGGCCCGAAATCTACTGTCCGCGGTGACGCGCCTCCTCATCCTGGCCGACATGGTGGACGTCCACTTGCTGCTAAAGTCACTGCACGTTGTCGAGGACGATCTGGACAAGCTGCGTAACGCTTCGTCGCAGGATGAGCTGATGAACAATATGCGCCAGTTTGGCCGTAATGCGAACGAGCTGATTAAGCAGGCGGCCAAACGGCAGCAGGAGTTAAAGGACCCGCAGCTGCGGGACGATCTGGCGGCCGCCCGGGCCGTGCTGAAGAAGCACTCCACCATGCTGCTGACGGCGTCGAAAGTGTACGTGCGCCATCCGGAGCTGGATTTGGCGAAGGTGAACCGTGACCACATTCTAAAGCAGGTGTGCGAGGCGGTCAACACGATAAGCGATGTGGCGCAGGGCAAGTCGTCGCAGCCGCAGGATGTGTATGTTGGCGCTGGCGAGTTGGCAGCCGCGCTGGATGACTTTGACGAGGGCATTATAATGGACCCGCGGGCATACAACGAGGTGCGCTCTAGGCCGTCGCTTGAGGAGCGGCTGGAGAGCATCATCAGTGCGGCCGCACTGATGGCAGACGCGGACTGCACGCGTGACGAACGGCGCGAGCGCATTGTGGGAGAGTGTAATGCCGTACGGCAAGCACTGCAGGATCTGCTTTCGGAGTACATGTCGAAT ATGGGTACGAAGGATCGCACGCCGGAACTGGAGCGAGCAATCGGTCATATGTACCGGAAAACGAAGGATCTGCGCCGTCAGCTGCGCAAAGCGGTCGTCGACCACGTGTCGGATTCGTTCCTGGAAACGAACATGCCCCTGCTGGACCTGATCGACGCAGCGCGCGGCGGCAACGAGAAGCTCGTCCGCGAGCGGGCCGATATTTTCACCAAGCACGCGGAAAAACTGGTCGAGGTGGCAAATCTCGTGTGCAGCATGTCGAACAATGAGGACGGCGTGAAGATGGTCCGATATGCAGCGGACCAGATCGAAACGCTCTGCCCGCAGGTGATCAATGCCGCGCTCATACTGGCCGCCCGACCCAACTCGAAGGTTGCGCAAGAGAACATGGAAGCCTACCGGCAGGCGTGGGAGAACCAGGTGCGCATTCTGACCGAAGCCGTCGACGATATTACCACGATCGATGATTTCCTGGCCGTGTCCGAAAATCATATCCTGGAAGATGTGAACAAGTGTGTGCTGGCGCTGCAGGAGGGCGATGCGCAGGATCTGCGCAACACGGCCGGCGCAATTCAGGGACGTTCGGCGCGTGTTTGCAACGTGGTAGAGGCGGAGATGGACAACTACGAACCTTGCATCTATACCAAGCGCGTCCTAGAAGCGGTGAAGGTGTTACGGGAACAGGTGATGTCTAAGTTTGCGCAGCGTGTCGATGTGGCCGTTGATGCGCTGTCCTCGAACTCTCCAAAGGATGTGGATGAGAACGATTTTATCGATGCGTCACGACTGGTATACGATGGTGTGCGTGAAATTCGTCGTGCCGTGCTGATGAACAGG GACGAGGAAGATTTGGATCCTGAAGATATTGAAGACGAACAGTACACACTTGAAACTAGAAGCAAAT CGAGCGCACATACCGGAGATCAAACTATTGATGAGTATCCAGAAATTAGTGGCATCACAACTGCTAGA GAGGCAATGCGTAAGATGAACGAAGAGGACAAGCAGAAGATTATGCAGCAGGTCGAACTGTTCCGCCGTGAGAAGTTGACATTCGATTCGGAGGTAGCCAAGTGGGACGACACTGGCAACGATATCATCTACCTTGCCAAGCACATGTGCATGATCATGATGGAAATGACGGACTTTACGCG TGGACGTGGCCCATTGAAAACGACGATGGATGTTATTAATGCGGCGAAGAAGATTTCCGAAGCGGGCACCAAGCTGGACAAGCTGACGCGCGAAATTGCCGACCAGTGCCCGGAAAGCTCGACCAAGAAGGATTTGCTCGCCTACCTGCAGCGTATTGCCCTGTACTGTCACCAGATTCAGATCACCTCCAAAGTGAAAGCTGATGTGCAGAACATTAGCGGTGAACTGATCGTGTCAGGG CTGGACAGTGCGACCTCGCTGATTCAGGCAGCGAAGAACCTGATGAATGCCGTCGTGTACACGGTCAAGTACTCGTACGTTGCTTCCACGAAGTACACACGACAGGGCACTGTTTCG TCTCCTATTGTTGTGTGGAAGATGAAGGCGCCGGAAAAGAAGCCCCTTGTGCGTCCGGAAAAACCGGAGGAAGTGCGTGCCAAGGTGCGACGTGCATCGCAGAAGAAAACTCAAAACCCCGTACATGCACTGTCGGAATTCCAGAGTCCGACGGATGCCGTCTAA